A genomic stretch from Canis lupus familiaris isolate Mischka breed German Shepherd chromosome 17, alternate assembly UU_Cfam_GSD_1.0, whole genome shotgun sequence includes:
- the HMGCS2 gene encoding hydroxymethylglutaryl-CoA synthase, mitochondrial isoform X1, with amino-acid sequence MQRLLTSVKRVFQVKTTMKEAFLSPASLLPGAHQRLSTISAGPLAKTDTWPKDVGILALEVYFPAQYVDQTDLEKYNNVEAGRYTVGLGQTHMGFCSVQEDINSLCLTVVQRLMERTQLPWDSVGWLEVGTETIIDRSKAVKTVLMELFQDSGNTDIEGIDTTNACYGGTASLFNAANWVESSSWDGRYAMVVCGDIAVYPSGNARPTGGAGAVAMLVGPKAPLTLERGLRGTHMENVYDFYKPDAATEYPIVDGKLSIQCYLRALDRCYTLYRQKIQKQWKQAGIDRPFTLDDLQFMIFHTPFCKIVQKSLARLMFNDFLSASSDTQTSLYKELETFRGLKLEDTYTNKDMDKALQKVSLDSFNKKTKASLYLSTHNGNMYTSSLYGCLASLLSQHSAQDLAGSRIGAFSYGSGLAASFFSFRVSQDASPGSPLEKLVSSMSDLPKRLASRKRMSPQEFTEIMDQREQFYHKVNFSPPGDTSSLFPGTWYLERVDELYRRKYARRPV; translated from the exons GCTTTCTACAATCTCTGCTGGCCCCTTGGCCAAAACAGACACTTGGCCAAAGGATGTGGGCATCCTTGCCCTGGAGGTCTATTTCCCTGCCCAGTATGTGGACCAAACAGACCTGGAGAAGTATAACAATGTGGAAGCAGGGAGGTACACGGTGGGCTTGGGCCAAACCCATATGGGCTTCTGCTCCGTCCAGGAGGACATCAACTCCCTGTGCCTGACGGTGGTGCAGCGGCTGATGGAACGCACACAGCTCCCATGGGACTCTGTGGGTTGGCTGGAAGTGGGCACTGAGACCATCATTGACAGGTCCAAGGCTGTCAAAACAGTGCTCATGGAGCTCTTCCAGGATTCGGGCAATACTGACATTGAGGGCATAGATACCACCAATGCCTGCTACGGTGGCACTGCCTCCCTCTTCAATGCTGCCAACTGGGTGGAATCCAGCTCCTGGGATG GTCGCTATGCGATGGTGGTCTGTGGAGACATTGCAGTGTATCCCAGTGGGAATGCTCGCCCCACAGGTGGGGCTGGAGCTGTGGCCATGCTAGTTGGGCCCAAGGCCCCTCTGACCCTCGAGAGAG GGCTTAGAGGAACCCACATGGAGAATGTATACGACTTCTACAAACCAGATGCGGCTACAGAGTACCCAATAGTGGATGGGAAGCTCTCCATCCAGTGCTACCTACGGGCCTTGGACAGGTGTTACACATTATACCGtcaaaaaatccagaaacagTGGAAACAAG CTGGCATCGATCGGCCTTTCACTCTCGATGACTTACAGTTTATGATCTTTCACACACCCTTCTGCAAGATAGTCCAGAAATCCCTGGCTCGCCTGATGTTCAATGACTTCCTGTCAGCCAGCAGTGACACACAGACCAGCCTCTATAAGGAGCTGGAGACCTTCAG GGGGCTGAAGCTGGAAGACACCTACACCAACAAGGACATGGATAAAGCACTTCAAAAGGTCTCCCTGGACTCATTCAACAAGAAAACCAAGGCCTCCCTTTACCTCTCCACACACAATGGGAATATGTACACCTCATCTCTTTACGGGTGCCTGGCTTCCCTTCTGTCCCA GCACTCTGCCCAAGACTTGGCTGGCTCCAGGATTGGGGCCTTCTCTTACGGCTCTGGCTTGGCAGcaagttttttttcatttagagtGTCCCAGGATGCTTCTCCAG GATCCCCCCTGGAGAAGCTGGTGTCTAGTATGTCAGACCTGCCAAAACGTCTCGCCTCCCGGAAGCGTATGTCCCCTCAGGAGTTCACAGAAATAATGGACCAAAGGGAACAATTCTACCATAAGG TGAATTTCTCACCACCTGGGGACACAAGCAGTCTTTTCCCAGGCACGTGGTACCTGGAGCGGGTGGATGAGCTGTATCGCCGCAAGTACGCACGGCGACCAGTGTAA